In the genome of Oncorhynchus clarkii lewisi isolate Uvic-CL-2024 chromosome 22, UVic_Ocla_1.0, whole genome shotgun sequence, one region contains:
- the LOC139380611 gene encoding RCC1 and BTB domain-containing protein 1-like isoform X8 has protein sequence MERSCSVKSRDSITHQACSRGHTPPPLQRRSRRTMVDVTKWPLFSLMEGEELSSIRQACVFGTSANEVIYITHNDDVYVFGLNCSNCLGTGDSQSTILPKKLDFLSGRKVVSLSYGSGPHILLATEEGELFAWGHNGYSQLGNGTTNQGVAPVLVSASLLNKRVTEVACGSHHSLALTNTGEVYAWGYNNCGQVGSGSTANQPTPRRVSNCLQNKVVVSITCGQTSSLAVVENGEVYGWGYNGNGQLGLGNNGNQLTPCRLVGLQGLCVLQIVSGYAHSLALTDEGLLYAWGTNTYGQLGTGNKSNQLSPVQIMAEKESRIVEIAACHSTHTSAAKTQSGQVYMWGQCREHDDFLTVSQSLKKEFDSPETADLKFSVDGKYIHVHKAVLKIRCEHFRSMFQSHWNEDMKEVIEIDQFTYPVYRSFLEFLYTDNIDLPPEDAIGLLDLATSYCENRLKRLCQHIIKRGITIENAFSLLAAAVRYDAEDLEEFCFKFCVNHLTEVTQTAAFWQIEGNLLKEFISRASRCGAFKN, from the exons ATGGAACGCTCTTGTAG TGTGAAAAGCAGGGATAGCATCACCCACCAAGCCTGTAGCCGGGGACACACCCCTCCACCGTTGCAACGGAGATCAAGGCGCACTATGGTGGATGTGACAAAATGGCCACTGTTTAGCCTGATGGAAGGCGAGGAGCTCTCGTCCATACGACAGGCCTGTGTGTTTGGAACCTCCGCCAACGAGGTCATCTACATCACCCACAATGATGac GTGTATGTGTTTGGGCTGAACTGCAGTAACTGCCTGGGAACAGGGGATAGCCAAAGCACCATCCTACCTAAGAAGCTGGACTTTCTGAGTGGGAGGAAAGTGGTCAGCCTCAGCTATGGCAGCGGACCCCACATCCTCCTGGCCACTGAGG AGGGTGAGCTGTTTGCCTGGGGCCACAATGGCTACAGTCAGCTGGGGAATGGGACCACCAACCAGGGGGTCGCTCCTGTGCTGGTGTCTGCCAGCCTTCTCAACAAGAGGGTGACGGAAGTGGCCTGTGGTTCACATCACTCCCTGGCCCTGACCAACACTGGAGAG GTGTATGCCTGGGGCTACAATAACTGTGGCCAGGTGGGATCAGGGTCCACGGCCAACCAGCCCACCCCCAGGAGAGTGTCCAACTGTCTGCAGAACAAGGTGGTCGTCAGCATCACCTGTGGTCAAACCTCCTCTCTGGCTGTGGTCGAAAATGGAGAG GTGTACGGCTGGGGCTATAACGGAAACGGCCAACTGGGGCTAGGCAACAACGGGAATCAGCTGACACCTTGTCGCCTGGTGGGCTTGCAGGGTCTCTGTGTGCTACAG ATAGTGTCTGGCTATGCCCACTCCTTGGCCCTAACGGACGAGGGGCTGCTGTATGCCTGGGGGACCAACACCTATGGCCAGCTGGGCACAGGCAACAAGAGCAACCAACTCAGCCCAGTCCAGATCATGGCtgagaaggagag caggATTGTAGAGATTGCAGCATGCCACTCCACACACACCTCAGCAGCTAAGACTCAGAGTGGCCAGGTGTACATGTGGGGCCAGTGTAGGG AGCATGATGACTTCCTGACAGTGTCCCAGTCTTTGAAGAAGGAGTTTGACAGCCCAGAGACGGCCGACCTCAAGTTCAGCGTGGATGGCAAATACATCCATGTGCACAAGGCTGTGCTCAAGATCAG GTGTGAGCACTTCAGGTCCATGTTCCAGTCCCATTGGAATGAAGACATGAAGGAGGTGATAGAGATCGACCAGTTCACCTACCCCGTCTACCGCTCCTTCCTAGAGTTCCTCTACACAGACAACATAGACCTGCCCCCAGAGGATGCTATCG GTCTGCTGGACCTGGCCACATCCTACTGTGAGAACCGCCTGAAGCGTCTCTGTCAGCACATCATCAAGAGAGGCATCACCATAGAGAACGCCTTCTCTCTGCTCGCTGCTGCCGTGCGCTACGACGCAGAG GACCTGGAGGAGTTCTGCTTTAAGTTCTGTGTGAACCACCTGACGGAGGTGACCCAGACTGCAGCCTTCTGGCAGATCGAAGGCAACCTTCTCAAAGAGTTCATCAGCCGAGCTAGCCGCTGTGGAGCCTTCAAGAACTGA